The nucleotide sequence GCAGTTTCCACGGCGCGCCGTCGTCCCACTTCACGAGCCGGCCGTCGATCGCGCGATCACTGCTGCGCACACGCGCGCGCCCGGTTTCGCAGATCATGCGCAGCGTCGTGCCGAAGGCACGCGGGCGAATGGCGAACCCGCCGGCGGGCATGCCGGTGATCCCCTCCTCTTCATGCGCGCCAATGAGCATCTCGGCGATCTGCCGATCGATGGCATCGGGCGCATTGAACCACGCCGCGGCGGAGAAGTGGTAGCGACGGACGTCGCCCCAGGTGCCGTCGCGATCCTTGCGTTCGGTGCCCACCTCGACCTTCAACGCTTCGGCCCGTGCACTCGCGTCGAGATCGACGAGGTAGAGCAGCCGACGATCGGAAGGGAGGCCGGTGGCGGCGCGTGCGGTGCCCGGCGGATCGGCGAGCTGGAGCTGCCACTGCATTTCGCGGAGCGGCTGCTGCCAGGCCGGCCCGGTTTCCTCCTGCTCGGCGTCGCCGCCACCCTGCTCAAAGCCAAAGCGCGCAATGACGCCGGCGGTATCGAGCAGCGGCTGCAGGAGCTTTTCGCGATCGGCGAAGCGGAGGAGCGCCCAGAGGTGCTTACAGGTCCCGTGCTCGGTGGCGTGCGGGCAGCTGCAGCGCAGGCGCAGGAGCCCCGGAATGGCGTGTACGCGGACCTCGTAGCTCCCGGTCTTGCCCTGCACGGTGCCGTCGAGCAGCTCGGTGCTGGTCTCGCGGAGCTGGATGGCGTCGGCGTTCGCGAAGGCCTCTCCGCGACCCTGTACGTCGAGCTCGAAGCGACGCATAAGGGCGAGAGGGATCATCGGCGAGCCGTCCGGGGCAGGGGGTGATTCGTGAGCAACCCCGAAACATAAGCAATCGCGGCGCGCGCGTGGCTATCGAAGCGGGCGGGCCTCCCACCCCCACTGCGTCATGAGCGCGTCCGGCACATGGTTCCGGCGCGCTCGCTCATGGGCCCAGGGCACGATGCGCCGGGCGGTGTCGGTGCAGAGCAGGTGGGGCAATGGGGTGATCCCCACCCGCCCCAGATCCAGTCGGTCGGCGTCCCAGCAGGCCTGAATGGTCGCGTCGGCCTCGGTCTCGCCGTCGGTGTGCCGCCGGCACGCCTCGTAGAGCAGGTCGAAGCGCTGGTCGTCGAGGTGGATCAGCGTCCCCCGCAGGCTGTGGGCGAGGTCGCCGCCGCGCTGCCCATGCCCCGGATCGTGGTCGTCGTTCACGCGGCGCGCGTCGTGGAAGAGCGCAAAGAGCGTGACCACCTCATGGTCGGCCCCATTCTCGTTGGCCACCGCGTGCCCGTTCTCGAGCACGCGGGCCCAGTGCACCACCCCGTGGTAGCCATGGGGCGAGAGCGAATAGCCAGCCAGAATGAACTGGAGCAACGACGCGTAATCGTGAGTCATGCCAGAAAGTGCAGCCGGGAAGGCGCTGCTCTCAAGCCCCCCACAACACTCCCCAATCTCGCACTGAACGGACCGTGCGTTTCCGTGCAATCCGTGGCAAACCAATAGAGTGGCCACGGATTACACGGATGAAGGGCCGTTTGCCTACTTGAACCGGATGCCGTTGGGGGCAATCGCGCCCTTGGTCGGCACGAACGGCTTGGCGGCGGGCTTGAAGCCGCCCTTCAGGCGGTTGGGCTGCTGCTGCTGGTTGTTCTGCTGCACATCCCGCCGGGTGCCGCCCTCACCCGTGGCGCGCTTGGCGCCCTCGGTGCCGCCGTCGCTGCGCATGGAGAGCGCGATGCGGTTCCGCGGCAGGTCGATGCTCTGCACGGTGACCTTCACCTTCTGCCCCACCTTCACCGCGTCGTTCGGATCCTTGATGTAGCGGTCGGCGAGCTGGCTCACGTGCACGAGCCCATCCTGATGCACGCCGATGTCCACGAACGCACCGAAGGCCACGATGTTCGTCACGACGCCCTCGAGCACCATCCCCGGGAGCAGGTCGCTCGGCTTCTGAATATCATCGCGGAAGGCGGGCGGTTCGAACGCCGCGCGCGGGTCGCGCCCCGGCTTCTTGAGTTCCGCCACGATGTCGCGCAGCGTGGGCATGCCGACATCGCCGCTCACGTACTTCGCGAGCTCGATGCGATCCACCAGCGCCTCATTGCCGATCAGCTCGCGCACATCAACGCCGAGATCCTGCGCCATGCGCTCCACGAGCGTGTAGCGCTCCGGGTGCACGGCGCTCGCGTCGAGCGGATGCGCCCCGCCGCGCACGCGCAAGAAGCCCGCGGCCTGCTCGAACGCCTTCGCGCCGAGGCGCGGCACTTCGGTGAGATCCTTCCGGGAGCCAAAGCCGCCCTTCTTGTCGCGCAGCGTGACGATGGCCTGAGCGAGACTGGGGCCGATGCCGGCCACGTAGCCCAGCAGTGCCGCCGACGCCGTGTTCACTTCCACGCCCACGCGATTTACCGCGCTCTCCACGGTTTCATCGAGACGCTGCTTGAGCTTCGTCTGATTCACGTCGTGCTGATACTGCCCCACGCCGATACTCTTGGGGTCGATCTTCACCAGCTCAGCGAGCGGATCCTGCAGGCGGCGCGCGATGCTCACGGCGCCGCGCAGCGAGACGTCAAGCTCGGGGAACTCGGCGCGCGCCAGATCGCTCGCGCTGTACACCGAGGCGCCGGCTTCATTCACCACCACCACCTGCGGGCGCGGTGCATCCATCTCGCGCAGTGCGGCCTTGGTGAGCGTCTCCGTTTCGCGGCTCGCGGTGCCGTTGCCGATCGCGATGAGTTCCGGCGTGAAGCGCTCGACCATGGCGCGAATGGCCCCGGCGAAGCGGTCTTCCTGATGGAGATAGAGCGTATCCGTGTGCACGAGCGCGCCCGTGGCACTCACCACCGCGACCTTCACACCGGTACGGAACCCCGGGTCGAGGCCGATGACCTTCTTCTCTCCCGCCGGGCTCGCGAGCAGCAGCTGCTCGAGATTGCGGCCGAAGATCGTGATCGCCTCGTCGTCGGCGCGCGTCTTGAGCTCGACGCGCAGTTCCACTTCGATGGTGGGCGCCAGCAGACGCTTGTAGGCGTCGGCCGCCACGAGCGTGAGCTGCTGCACCGCCTTGCGTGAGCCGATCACCTCGCCGGCGAGGCGGGCATTGATCTCCTCGACGGGCGCTTCCACGCGCCACAACAGCTCGCCCTCGGTTTCGCCGCGGCGGATCGCGAGCATGCGATGGCTCGGAATCGTGCCGAGCGCTTCGGAGAACTCGAAGTAGTCCTTGAACTTCGATTCGTCGCTCTTCTTCTCGGCGATCACGCTGCTCTTGACCACCCCCTTGGCGCGCGTGACTTCACGCACCCAGCCGCGCACGACCGCGTCTTCGGCGATCTGTTCGGCGAGGATATCCCGCGCGCCCTGCAGTGCCGCCTCGGCGGAGGGGACTTCGCTGGGCTTGCCGTCCACCTCGGGGAGGACGAACTCCGCCGCCTTCGCGGCGATGTCGGCATCACCGAGCGTGCCATCCCACAGCGCCTCGGCCAGCGGACCGAGCCCGCGCTCGCGAGCGATCATCGCGCGCGTGCGGCGCTTCGGCTTGAAAGGCAGGTAGAGGTCTTCGAGCGCCTGCTTGGTGTCGGCCTTGAGGATCGCGGCCTTGAGCGCGTCGTCGAGCTTGCCCTGCTCCTCGATGCTCTTGAGGATGGCGGCGCGGCGGTCCTCCATTTCCTGCAGGTACTCGGCGCGCTCACGCACATCGCGGAGCTGCACCTCGTCGAGCCCGCCAGTGACTTCCTTGCGGTAGCGCGCGATGAAGGGGAGCGTGGCCCCCTCGGCAAAAAGGGTCAGAGTGCGCTGAACCTGCTGCGGGTTCAGCGAGAGTTCGGTCGCGACGCGCGCAATGAGCGCGGGCGCGAGTGCGTCAGGGGAGGGAGCGGTCATGGCGGCAGTCTATCCGGGCCGCGATGCCGGTGGCAGATCTTGATTTACGCGGAACTCCGACCGCGGGAGTCTGTGCGTGGCACTACGAAACGGCGGTC is from Gemmatimonadaceae bacterium and encodes:
- a CDS encoding RNA-binding transcriptional accessory protein; its protein translation is MTAPSPDALAPALIARVATELSLNPQQVQRTLTLFAEGATLPFIARYRKEVTGGLDEVQLRDVRERAEYLQEMEDRRAAILKSIEEQGKLDDALKAAILKADTKQALEDLYLPFKPKRRTRAMIARERGLGPLAEALWDGTLGDADIAAKAAEFVLPEVDGKPSEVPSAEAALQGARDILAEQIAEDAVVRGWVREVTRAKGVVKSSVIAEKKSDESKFKDYFEFSEALGTIPSHRMLAIRRGETEGELLWRVEAPVEEINARLAGEVIGSRKAVQQLTLVAADAYKRLLAPTIEVELRVELKTRADDEAITIFGRNLEQLLLASPAGEKKVIGLDPGFRTGVKVAVVSATGALVHTDTLYLHQEDRFAGAIRAMVERFTPELIAIGNGTASRETETLTKAALREMDAPRPQVVVVNEAGASVYSASDLARAEFPELDVSLRGAVSIARRLQDPLAELVKIDPKSIGVGQYQHDVNQTKLKQRLDETVESAVNRVGVEVNTASAALLGYVAGIGPSLAQAIVTLRDKKGGFGSRKDLTEVPRLGAKAFEQAAGFLRVRGGAHPLDASAVHPERYTLVERMAQDLGVDVRELIGNEALVDRIELAKYVSGDVGMPTLRDIVAELKKPGRDPRAAFEPPAFRDDIQKPSDLLPGMVLEGVVTNIVAFGAFVDIGVHQDGLVHVSQLADRYIKDPNDAVKVGQKVKVTVQSIDLPRNRIALSMRSDGGTEGAKRATGEGGTRRDVQQNNQQQQPNRLKGGFKPAAKPFVPTKGAIAPNGIRFK